The genomic interval CGCCGGATCGACAGAAGCCGGATCGACTTGGCTATCTTGTTTTATCCCATATTTCAATAAAGTCAGGGTTTCATCGAACACTACAAAACTCAGCACAAAGTCTCGGCTGCGCTGGATGGCGTGAAAATAATACAAAATGGGATAGGCTAAATAACTTTCTCCAATGCCGGATAATTCGGAGGTGAGGTTAATTAAGTGTTGGGAAAATTGTCCAAAATCCTGCCCATTCCAACAGCGCACCAAAATATCATCCGGCGTTCCCCCCAAAGCCGAAATATAGACCGAAATTTGCCGTTTTTTGACGGCGGCGGAAACTATAGGTAGGAGATAAGTAATTGAGAGGGAAACAATAAAAAAACCATTAGCCGCCGCGATCGCCGTCGCAATTTGCCAAAGCCTCCCCTGGGGCTGATAATCGCCTAAGCCCAATGTGGTAATGGTAAACCCTACAAAGTAGATCCGCTGCCAAATATCAGCAGCAACTTGGGTTGTGGCATTGACAACCGATCCTTCAAAAGCAATAAAAATTAAACTCCACGCCACCCATGCGATCCCAAACCACACGAGGGGAGTCGCCACTAAAATCGACCAACCCGTCATTTGTAGCAAGCGATGATTGGATTGGCGACGATGGAGATAAAGGGCGACTTTCCACACCCAAGATGCCACTCGCCCGGAAATTGGACCCCCTCCACCCAACGTCAGCGTTGTAATGGTAATATCCCAACAAATTAGACCGAGTAAAACTAGGCCTATAATTTCGATTCCAATTGACATTCCTAACGGTTTTTCGCTCCCTCGCTAGCCCAGCAGCTATTTTGCTATAGGCTAGCGAATAGCGATCGCGCCTAACCTGTATCAAGAGAAAGAATTTCACTCGCCTAGAAGCGTAGAATTTCCTGCTGGTAGTTCTCCGGAAACGGTTCAATTTCCCAAACCAAACCTTCCCCAGACTCTAGCGCCACATCCACAAACAATAAATCCGCCGCCGTCAGCGCCAAATCTTCATTATTTTCAAACGGCTGTAAATCTTCAGTCAGCAGTCGCAGGCGGAACCCCCCCGGAATTCTCCCCTCTAAGCTGCCTGGGTGAAGCTCAAAGCGCCAGATATTAGGGTTTTGGAGATTTTGAGACAGAATGCGAAGTTCGTAGGGTTGTCCGGCAATCAAGAGCGATCGCACGGCCATTGCCTCTGCCATCATTTCTTCAGTACCCCTCGCCCCTGCTAGGGCAGGTTGAAACTCCACTCTCTCCCAACCGCATTGTTGGGCGAGGCGAGACACCCCCTGTTGCAACCATTGGCGAAGATTCCATTGTTCGGGTAAGCCTTGACGCTGTTGCGTGAAGCGCTGACGCCAGCCATCATGGGCAATTAAAGCCGCCCACCACTCAAAGGGAATGGCTAGTCGCGGATCGAGTAATTCTGGGGAAGCGAGACGTTCGAGGAGGTTTTCGGCTTGGGTGAGGGAAAGCTGGGGAAGCGGTGAAACGGCGGCTTGGGTGGGTTCTGTGGGGCAAAGTTGACGCGCCACCATAAAAACGGACAAATCGGCGATCAGTTGGGTATCGTCTAAGCTGTAGGTGCGATCGCGATCGTGATATTGTCCTTGGGTTTTCAGGTGTTGATGCGTGGTATAGCCCCAAACCCGAATTCCTGCATCGGGATGAACTTGAACCGCTAAATAATAATCAGCCCGCCAACTGGGAATATCAACCCATTCTTGGGGAACCCGCAATTCTCGATTGTCAATGGCTTCGCTAGGAACTAAAAGCAAGCGTTGATGGTTGAGGCGCACCGCCGTTCCGTTTGTTCCCTCCCAAAATTTTAGATCCAGTTGAGCCGCTAACCCGTTTTCCGGTAACTCTGTGAGAACTGCATCCAGACAAAGCTGATTCAAATAGGCATTCCAACGCGCTTGGGGGGTGGAAAACGCCCGAACGTTTCGCCAAGCCTGTTGTTGCGCCTCTATTGACAGTTCAAAAAATAACTGAGTCGGTTCAACCGAATTAAAGGGAGTGGAATCAGCCGTCATTAAACACTACTCCTCACCAAAGGCACCATCTATCCAAGTTTCCGATTGTAAAGAGCGGGAATGGGCAGTAAGTGGCTAATGGCGGGTGAATCAAGCCACCACTAGCCACGTTGATAAACTGCTTTCACTCCTCACGCTGGAAATGAGTATTTAACCACTCATCCAGCACAACACTCATGCTTTTCAATACCTCGGAAGTTAAAGAAATATGCAGGCTTTCCGCGCTCCATTGAGCTAGGGTACTTAAAAGGGTTGAGCGAATTTTGGTTAAGCGGCGAGACACGGTATATTGCTTAATTTCCAGCTTTTGCGCCAGTTGTTGTTGAGTTAATCCTTGGGCGTAGTAAAGCTGCAATAATTCTTGAGATTCAGGAGCCAGTTGTGCCATTGCATCCGTCAGAATTTGGTTGATTTGACTGTGATGTAGCAGGCGGCTTTGTTCTTCTTGTTGGGCGATGAGTTGCGAGAGTAAAGATTCGCCTTCAAAGGCGACTAATTCATCCACCCACTCGCTTTCTTGTTCGGGTTTGGTGCTATTAAGGGAATGGCGTACCGGGTAGAGGTAGGCGCGGGCGGCTTTGACGCAAGCCAGCAGCCACTTTTCGAGATCGGCGGCTTGACAAGGGGGCAGATTTTGGCGATGTTCGTTATAGCAAGTGGCGATCGCCTTCCAGGTTTCCCCATCTGGCGTATCGAGTTGGCGCGTTCCCGATGCTTGAGTGGGGACGTAAATCGCCTTAAAGCAACTCCAGGCTAAAATATAACTCGCGATCGTTTCCGCAGGCAGTCCTGACACGGCGAGGGCTTCTTCTAGGCGTTTTTGACTCAGTTTCCTCAGCAGCGCCCAGGGGGTGCAGATATCCACCTCATGACGCTGGCGCAGGGTTTCTTTAATGGCGCTGTGAAAGATGGCGCTGGCGTAGTTATTGAGGCGCACGCCCTGTTGAGGATTGTAGCCTTTGAGGACTTTATCGACTTGGGCGATCGCAATTTGAAAGTAATCGGATAGCGCATACTGGGAACTGTGAAAGCTCAACACAATCTTATGCGCCGTCCAATACCCCGTTTCCTGTAAATAGGCAACTAAGTGCGATCGCGCCAGCCTATCCAAGCGCGACTCCCAAATCTTATACCAATACAGCACCCAAAACTGATTTGCCGAAGTCTCCCGCTTATCAGAACCCTCCAAACACTTCTGCATACTGCGGCGTAACTGCGAATCGCTAACCCAACCCTTCAACCGATCTGCATCAAATTGCAAGAAGGTTGAGAATATATCAATCAAACTTGCCCTAGGGTGCATCACAACCTGAATTTCATCCAGTCCGGTACTATCATAGCGACATCCGACCGAGGAACAGCTTCTAGCCAATCTCTTCAACCGAAAGGATGCATAATTTCTCCCCATCCAACCTAAAGACGCCTAGGAGAACGGAAACGGCTTTAGATTCTAGCCCGCTTCCCCTTGAATATCTGAAGCGGGCTAATCTTTTCCTTGCAAACCTCGATTCCAATAGCTCCGATCTTCCTACCAAATAACAGACATTTTGTCAAGAATTTTGAGGATTGCCATCCCCTAACCTCATTTGACGAACAACCCAAGCCCGCCTATATTTCTTAATTATCCGATCGCGCTAGGCTTGATATTCCCTATGCATAACTTTTTACCAATTGCATACTTTAGAAATCAGTTTGTACCCTTTACTGATGCTAATATTTCAATTGCCACCCACGCTCTCCACTACGGAACCGCCGCCTTTGGCGGACTGCGCGGGATTCCCGATCCTCAAAATCCCCAACAGGCGCTACTATTTCGTCTAGACCGCCACTGTCAGCGCCTCAGCAACAGCGCCCGTTTTCTTCTGTTTGACCTAAGTGCCGATAAAATTCAAAGCATTATTGTTGATTTCGTCAAAAAAAATCAACCCACCTCATCCTTTTACATCCGTCCCCTAGTTTACACCTCAGACCTCGGCATTTCTCCCCGCCTCCACAACATTGAAAAAGACTTCTTCGTCTACGGTTTGGAACTCGGCGATTATCTATCCCCAGAAGGCATTAACTGTCGCATTAGTTCCTGGTATCGTCAAGAAGACCGCAGCCTCCCCCTAAGAGGAAAAATCAGCGGCGCTTACATCACCTCCTCCCTCGCCAAAACCGAAGCCGTAGAATCAGGCTTTGACGAAGCCATCCTCATGAACTCCCAAGGAAAAGTCTGCGAAGCCTCCGGGATGAACATTTTCATCGTCAGAAACGGACAACTGATCACCCCCGGCTACGAACAAGATATCCTAGAAGGCATCACCCGCGACAGCGTTCTCACCCTCGCCAGAGACTTAGGAATTCCCACCGTTGAAAGGTCTGTAGACAAATCGGAACTTTTCATCGCCGATGAAGTCTTCCTCTGCGGAACCGCCGCCAAAATTACCCCCGTCAAACGCATTGAAAACTACTCTTTTTCCACCAAAAGACCCATCACCGAAAAACTCCGCGAAAAACTAACCGCCATCACCGAAAACCGCGACCCTCAGTATCAGGATTGGGTTTATACGATTCCCCTCTAGGAAGAAGGGAATTGGGAGTTAGGAGTTGGGAGTTGGGGGGGAAAGAAGGGAATTGGGAGTTAGGAGTTGGGAGTTAGGGGGGAAGAAGGGAAACAGGAGTTAGGAGTTGGGAGTTAGGGGGAAAAGAGATGGAAAAACTTGATAACTATCAACTCAGCACTAAATTTTCCACTCACAACTCGGAACCCAGAACCAGCGCACTATACTATCCCCCACCTCCTCACTCTCTTCCCCACTCAGACTCAGCACTAACTTCCCTCCACCCTCTTCGGAACTCGGAACTTTACACTAACTTCCCCACTCGGAACTCGGAACTCGGAACTCGGAACTGACTCAGCACTCAGCACTTTACACTCAGCACTCTCTTCCCCCCACCCTCTTCCCCACTCAGCACTCAGCACTTTACACTCAGCACTAGAGAAAGATGTGTCCAGTTGGTATTGGTACAAGCCGAACGGTTAGAAAACTTGACACCACAAAGGCGAAACTGTGGTTGTTACTTGTTGGCGTCAATCAATACCAAGATACACAAATTTCTACCCTGCGCTATTCTGCTTTAGACTGTCAGGGACTTGCAGAAGCTTTGATGGGTTCTAACCTTGAATTTCCCGAAAAAGCGCTTGAAGTTTATCACGACTTTGCACCACATCAACCCACCTTAGCCGCAATTAGAGATAGCCTTAAAACAGTTTCCGCTTCAGTTCAACCCCAGGATACGATTCTCTTTTATTTTTCTGGACATGGTTTATTAGAACCTCAAACCCAACAAGCGGTTCTTTGCTTATCCGATACCCAGAGAGATAACTTAATTGAAACTGGCTTACCTTTAGCAGAACTCCTTTATTGGCTATCTGAATCTAGCGCGCAACAACAACTGGTTTGGCTGGATGCTTGTCATAGTGGCGGGATGACCCTGAGACAAGTAAAAAATAGCGATTCCAAGAAAGGAGAATCGGCGGTTATTCCCCAATTTGTGGAAATTTTGGAACAGCAAGCGCGAAAAAGTAAAGGCTTTTATGCGTTATTGTCTTGCGACCAGGGACAGCAGTCTTGGGAATTTCCTGAACTGGGACATGGCGTTTTTACTTACTATTTAATGCGGGGATTGCGCGGTGAAGCCGCGAATTCCCAAGGGGTGATTGAAGCCGATAGTTTATATCGCTATGTTTACCATCAAACTCTGCAATATATTGATAAAACTAATCAGCAACTGCGGTTAATTAATCAACAAAAACGCGGACGGGGGGATACCCAACTGCAATCGGAATATTCCTTACAAACGCCTAAGCGAATTGTGGAAGGTGTTGGCGAACTAATTTTAGGCTATTGGAAAGCCACGCCAACTTCTCGCTATCCCAGACAGGCTTTAATTGTGGAAGGCTTTGCGGGAAGTAAAACGACTTTAGCTTTGAGTAAGTTTTTACGACAGGCGGGTAGCTTTGAACTCGACTATTGGTATAAGCATAAGTCGGGATTGGAGTTACAGGGTAGCATTCAGCAGCTTTTGCAAACTTCGGAATCGACTTCCACCGATTTACCGAGAACCTTAGAACCGGAAACGACGACAGCCTTACTCTATTTACGGGGTAAAATCCATCAAGATAAGTTAGAGGAACCGGAGTTAATTTTAGGTGAGAAAATTCGTCTCAGCCGTTCTTGGTTAAGACAGCAACTCCGCCACGCTACTGTTCCCCAACAGATTCTGATTTTAGATTGTCCTGAATCTACTTATTTACAAGATTGGGTGGAAGATTTGCAACTGGGAACTGAACAGGGACAATGTTTAATTGCAGCGAGTTCTCCTAGGGAAAATCCCGATTATTTTGCAGAGATTTTACGCGAAACGTTAGAAACAGCCAACCAACCGACAGGCTTACCTGTGGCGGCTTGGATTTCTCAATTGCAAAAAGCTTTAGCCGGAACAGAAATTGAATTATATGTGTGGTTATCGGGTGCAAGAGGGGTTATTGAAGTGTTACCCACGCGCCTGAGTTCGCGGGGAACTAAGGTTTTAGATAATTTTGATTTAGGGATTTGTCCTTATCGGGGTTTGCAAGCTTTTACGACTGAAGATGCAGCTTATTTTTATGGTCGAGAAAGTTTAACCCAGCAGTTGATTTATGAGTTGCGCCAATCTGCCTTTTTAGCTGTGGTGGGTGCATCGGGAAGCGGTAAATCTTCGGTGGTTCAAGCGGGTTTAGTGGCGCAACTCCAGCAGGGAAAGCTATTACCGGGAAGCGAACAATGGGAAGTTGGCATAATGCAGCCAGGAGAACATCCCTTATCGGCTTTGGCGGGTGGTTTGGCGGCGCTTTCTCAAGAGGGGGGGTTAACGGCTGAACAGGTGGAAGGGATTTTGCATTTGGGGGTGGATAACTTTGTTTATTTCCTGCGAAGTCGTCCGGAACCTGTGTTGGTGTTGGTGGTTGACCAATTTGAGGAACTGTTTACCCTGAGTAGTCGCCAGCAGCGACAGCAGTTTTTAGAGTTGGTTTTGGGGGCCTTGCAGTATGCGCGCGATCGCCTTAAGGTAGTCATTACCCTGCGAGCCGATTTCCTCAGTCACGCTTTAGAACTCCCTGGCTTAAGCGAGGCGATTCAAAAATCCAGTATTTTTGTCCCTCCCCAACTCTCCGCTGAAGCCTACCGGGAAGCGATTGTGAACCCCGCCGAACAAGTGGGGTTAGAGGTGGAACCGGAACTGATTGATATTTTATTGCGCGAACTCGATAACGCCTCTGGAGACTTACCCTTACTGGAATTTGTCTTAGAACAGCTTTGGGAACATCGCCAAAACGCGCAACTGACTCTCAATGCTTACCTAAACGCCATTGGCGGATTGCAAGGGGCCTTAGAACGCAAGGCCCAAGCCGTTTATGATAGTTTAGAACCCCCAGCGCAACGTTGCGCCCAGTGGATATTCCTGTCGTTAGTCCAATTTGGGGAAGGAACCCAAGAAACCCGCCGCCACATCCTCAAATCAGATTTAGCGGTTCCGCGATATCCCGCAACCTTAATTGAAAAGACCCTTTCTACCTTAGTTGCAGCTAAACTGATTGTGATTCAAGGCGCGAAGGAAAATCAACGCGCTAAAGGCGAGAATTTTACCCCAGACTTTACCATCGAACAGCCAACGGTGGAAATTGCCCATGAAATTCTGATCCGTCATTGGTCTAGCTTACGCTGGTGGTTAGAGGAAAATCGCACCCGCTTGCTAAAACAACGCCAACTCGAACAAGCGGCGCAATTGTGGCTAAACGGTTTTCAAAAACCTGAATATCTCTTACAAGGGGTACGCTTGGGAGAAGCGGAAGAGATTTATATTGAATACGCTGACGAACTTCCCGAAGAGGTACAGCGTTTTATTGAAGCTTGTTTAGCCGAAAGACAGCGACAGCAGCGGGAAGCAACCCGCAGACTCCGACGCAATCAGTTAGCGGTGGCTGTTATTAGTGTAATGGCGATCGCCTCTAGTACCCTCGCCTGGTTTGCACAACAACAGAAATTAGCCGCACAATTACAAGAAATTGATGCACTTAACGCCTCAGCAGAAGCACTTTTAGCCTCCCATCAGCAGTTAGAAGCCTTAACCACTAGCCTCAAAGCGGCGACTTTATTCCAACGCCTCCCCCAGAAACCCCAATTTCTTCATACCCAACTCAAAACCGCCAGTACCCTCCAACAAACTCTCAGCCTCACCCAAGAACGCAACCGCCTGCAAATTCATAGCCAAAAAGTGAATAGCGTGGCTTTCTCTCCCGACGGACAGCGGTTCGCCTCGGCTAGCGATGATAATACCGTTATCCTTTGGGGAAGTCATGGCGAAAAATTAGCAACCCTAACCGGAAATGCACGTTTCCTCAGCGTCGCCTTTAGTCCCGATAGCCAAACCCTCGTTACAGGAGATGCTAGCGGACGGGTGCAACTGTGGCATTCTGATGGTACATTGCGCCAAACCCTAAACGCCCATTCTGATTGGGTGACTTGTGCTATCTTTCATCCCAATAGTCAGCAACTCGTTTCCGCCTCCCGCGATGGAAGTCTGAAATTTTGGAGTTTGGAGGGGGACTTACTCAAAACGCTACCCGCAAGTTCGGGTTGGGTAAACGATGTCACGGTGAGTCCAGAGGGTCAAGTTATCGCCTCAGCGGGTGAAGATGGCAAAATTCAACTGTGGGATAACCAAGGACAGTTGATTAAATCTTGGCAAGCTGATGATGATAGGGTGACGAGTATCCGGTTTAGTCCCGATGGTGAAGTTCTCGCGGCTGGGGGTAGCCACCTGAAACTCTGGAACCGTAATGGGGAGTTGGTGGAAGCTTGGGAAACGGGTAGCGAACCTATTAATAGTCTCAGTTGGGATAACACTGGGGAATATCTCGCCGTCGCTAGGGGGAACCGCCTGCAAATTTGGGATAGGGAAGGGAGTCTCAAACAAATCTTAAACGGTCATGGGGCTGAGGTGTTAGGGGTGAGTTGGCATCCCGACGCGGCGGTTATTGTTTCCGGGAGTACGGATAAAACGGTGAGGTTGTGGACGCTAAACCCCCTCACAACCGGGGAAGCGGTTGATAAAATAGCTTTCAGTTCAGATGGCCAACTCTTTGCGTCTGCGGGGTGGGAAGGTGAGATTCATATCTACACCACAAAAGACCAACAATTAATCTTGCAAATTCCCGCTACAGAGTTAGCGCCAATCTCTAGCCTCGCATTTAGTCGCGATCGCCAGTATATTGCAGCCAGTGGTGAAAATCTTATTCAAATTTGGCAAGTTAGTAACGGTCAACCCGTTTTTACCTTACAAGGCCATCAAAACCGGGTAACTACGATTCAGTTTAGTCCTAACGGTCAGCAATTGGCGTCTGGAAGCGAAGATGCGACGGTTAAGTTATGGTCTGTTGCTGAAGGTCGCCTACTCAATACCTTAACCGGACATACCGATGGCGTGACCAGTCTTAGCTGGAATGCGACGGGAGACTTACTGGCGTCGGGAAGTTATGACCAAACGGTGAGAATTTGGCGCAGCGAGGGTTCTGAGGTGCAAACCTGGGAGGCGCATGGGTTGGGAGTCAGCGCGATCGCCTTTAGTCCCCATGCTAATCTGTTAGCAACGGCCAGTTGGGATAATACGATTAAACTCTGGACGCTAAACGGCGAACTCAAACATACCCTAACCGGACATAGTAATGGCATTACTAGTTTAGACTGGCATCCCACCGGAAAGATTCTCGCCTCTAGCAGCGCCGATGGTACGGTCAAGCTTTGGAATTCTGGAATTTTACTCAAAACATTGATAGGGGATGCGGCTAGCGTCCATCAAGTTTTGTTCAGTCCCCAAGGTAATGTTTTACTCTCGGCTAGCGAAGGGACAGGTACGAAGTTACAAGAACTGAACTTAGTTAATCTAGTCTTGCAAAGCTGTTCTCAGTTACAGGGATACTTGAACGCAAATTTATCGACTCTAGAAGAGAATCAAAGCTGCGGTAAAGTGAAATTTAAACACTTTTGATTGTGTTGGGTTGCACAAGACTTGACGGAATTGACAAGGTTAGCGATCGCACTGCACTTAATCACAAGTGTATTTTAACTCAAATCATCAATTTTAGAAAGAAATTCTGAGTGCGATCGCGCTTATTATCCGTTCAAGCTGAGTGATGCAATAAATACTCTTGTGCCTGTAATTTTAACTGTTCCGCCTCTAAAATAATGCGGTCTATCGTCTCTTTTGTCTCAATATAAGGTTGACGCAAGCTCAGTTTTTCTGCTTGAATTGCCTTACGGGTACTGGCTCTGACTTGACCGGCTAATTTACGCTTTCCAAATAAATCTAAGCCAACTGAGACTAAGCTATCGGGAGTTGATTGAGCCGCTTGTTGATTAATTTGAGTAATGCTTAAGTTAAGTTCTTTCTTCAGCGCTTTTAATTTCTTGATAATCAGGTTAATTTGCTTAACTTGCAGCTTAACTGATTGAGGCGCATCTAAGCTTAAGGTCATCTCGCGAGATAAATTGAAAATCTGATTTTGGATATCCGCTAAACTCATAGTTGCAACAATTGAGGAGCGAGGAAAGTTAACTGAGGATTCCTCTAAGGTAACAGCCTCATCTGGGTTAAAACAACGGTAAATTTACGCCTAAATTTACCCCAATCGAAAAATTATTTACATCGACAGCAGCGCGAGAAGAGGAACCGAAAAGATAGGACACAGAACCGCCGATCAGGAAGCGCGGACTGATATTGTAATAAAGAGCAGCGCCAACTTGATGCTTGATATCAAAGCGATTCGTTTTTGTGTAATCTTCTAAACTCAAACGATAATCTAACGTTCCTTCCAAATCTGAAGTAATCTCCCGGCGGAAACGCACCCCCAATGCGTTCATAATCTGATTGCGGCTGCTAGGAGACGCAAAACTAGCACTTAACTCATAAAACGAATCTAAGCGCCACTGTTCGCTTAAAGGGTCTTGTCGCCCAATTAACAGGCGTGCGGTATCTTGGAGTAAAAAGCGATCGCCATCATCGGCCTGATACACCCGATCCTGCACCCAACTGAGTTGACCATACATCCGCGACGCTAACTGCTGCTGTATCCCGGCGGTAAAGCGCACGAGATTGTAATTCATCTCTCCCTCATTCGCAAACCGGACTAACCCGCCTTCTATCCCCGCCACTAAGCGCGTCTGGGGGCCTAACTGAGGAGTTGCTACAAGTAACAAACTATTGACAAAAACTAAATCGCTCCTCGCATCTTCCCGCGCAAACACGTTAGAACTGTTAAACGTAGACGAACGCAACAGCAATTCTAAGGTGGGAACTTGAGGCGGTACTAGATCCAAAGGAGACGGTAAAATTTCAATGTCCCCTAACTCCGCTTCAATATCGAGAGGATCGATCGGTTGTAGCGGTGCATCTAGGGGAAAATCTAGTGAAGGTTGTTGCGCTTGTAGGGTGAAGGTGGGGTGTAAATCAATCGCAGAATGAGAGATACCCACAAAATCGCGCTTTGTCAGTAGAGCATCCTCAGAAGACGCCAGTAGCGGTACCACTTCCCAAGCGATAGTCACAGGAGAGTCACAGGTAGCGGCCAACATTGGGCGATCGCCAACTAGCCAAACCATTGAGCATCCGACTAAGCTAGCGAATAATAAAACAGGGGAACTGTGAAAAAATGCGGACATCCCGTTAAATCCCGTAAGAATTGCCAAACACTATAGTATAGAAGCCAGTTGGATTGGCAATTTCCGGTAAATTCCAATCGATCCGCACTCTCAACCAGACTGATATCGAGTTCCCTAGATCGCGAGTAACGTAATTATCTGATGAAACAGCCTCGTTGGTTAACTCTATCGACTGTGCTAGTGAGCATGAGTTGGGGACTGCTACAAGCGATCGCAGCCTCAGCACAACCAGCAGACGTGCTAACCCGTGCTGAAGTTTATCGACTTCGCAACCGCGTCCAACTAATTCCCAGCAATCAAACGCCTAGACCTGCTCGAATTTCCGATATTTTAGTCCCTCGCGATGCCATTCGTACTGCATCTAGCTCGCGAGTCGAACTCCTATTTAACGAAGGATCGTTAGCGCGTATTGGTTCAAGCGCGGTTTTCCGCTTCGTCCCCGGACTGCGGCGCTATCAACTGGCCAATGGAACGATCCGCGCTGAAACGATTTTTGAACTCAATAATGGTTTAGTGTTGATCGTCACCTCACCCGGAAGCGTTGTCACGCAAACCCAAACCCCCCAAAGCCGAATTGAAATTTTTGCCAATGACGATCCGGTGGCGTTGAGTGCGATCGCCAAGCAAGATTCTCCGCTAGTACCACTTCCCCCAATCTCCCCACCAGACAGTGCTTCAGCCGTTCTCATCTTTCACGAAGAAGCCTCAAATACCACCCAAGTTTTTGCACTGACGAACAGCAGCGTTCGCGTCTCAAACCCCAATAGCGAAAATGTCACTTCCCTCCGCGCCGGTCAAACGGTTTCTGTGATTGACGGTACGATGAGTCTTGTTCAAAACTTCGATCTAGAACGTTTCTATCAAACCAGCGGGTTGGCTGTGGGTTTAGGACCCGGACAGGAAAATCTGCTGGATGTAGAAATTCCAGCCGTGCGAGAAATTCTCAACCAGGCCCGAACCGAAACGCTAAATGCGCTTGCAGGTTTGCGTTTAGCACCACCCTCAAGAGAATTTGAGGGACTGTGTATAGCAACCTTGCGAGGGACAAGCGCAACCCCAAGAGACTGTATTACTCACGATAGCGACGAACCCATCCGCCGCTTTCAAGACCGTCGCGACCTTGTAAGACCGTCTCCCACTCAAGAACAACCTCCCGCGCCACCACCACCACCGCCACCGCCACCACCTCCGCCACCTCCGCCACCTCCGCCACCTCCGCCAACACCCCCGCCACGTCCACCTATTCCGCAATGAAGAAGAGGATGGGGGAAAGAAGGGAATTGGGAGTTGGGAGTTGGGGGTTGGGGGAAGAAGGGGGTTGGGAGTTAGGAGAAAAGAAGGGAGTTGGGAGAAAAGAAGGGAGTTGGGAATTGGGAGTTGGGAGTTGGGGAAAGAAGGGGGTTGGGAGTTAGGAGTTAGGAGTTGGGGGAAGAAGGGGGTTGGGAGTTAGGAGTTAGGAGTTGGGGGAAGTAGCTATTGCTCTAGACACACACTGAAAACTCAGCACTTCCTTTCCTACTCAGCACTCAGCACTTTACACTCAGCACTCTATTCCCCCCATCCCCCCACCCTCTTTCCCACTCAGCACTCAGCACTCAGCACTCTTTTCTAAGGAAAGCCGCGCCAAGGACTGACTTGTAACACGCCATTGGGGGTAAACACCACTCTGTACTGAGCCAGGGGGTCTTCGGGTAGCGGTGCAG from Desertifilum tharense IPPAS B-1220 carries:
- a CDS encoding caspase family protein, with protein sequence MCPVGIGTSRTVRKLDTTKAKLWLLLVGVNQYQDTQISTLRYSALDCQGLAEALMGSNLEFPEKALEVYHDFAPHQPTLAAIRDSLKTVSASVQPQDTILFYFSGHGLLEPQTQQAVLCLSDTQRDNLIETGLPLAELLYWLSESSAQQQLVWLDACHSGGMTLRQVKNSDSKKGESAVIPQFVEILEQQARKSKGFYALLSCDQGQQSWEFPELGHGVFTYYLMRGLRGEAANSQGVIEADSLYRYVYHQTLQYIDKTNQQLRLINQQKRGRGDTQLQSEYSLQTPKRIVEGVGELILGYWKATPTSRYPRQALIVEGFAGSKTTLALSKFLRQAGSFELDYWYKHKSGLELQGSIQQLLQTSESTSTDLPRTLEPETTTALLYLRGKIHQDKLEEPELILGEKIRLSRSWLRQQLRHATVPQQILILDCPESTYLQDWVEDLQLGTEQGQCLIAASSPRENPDYFAEILRETLETANQPTGLPVAAWISQLQKALAGTEIELYVWLSGARGVIEVLPTRLSSRGTKVLDNFDLGICPYRGLQAFTTEDAAYFYGRESLTQQLIYELRQSAFLAVVGASGSGKSSVVQAGLVAQLQQGKLLPGSEQWEVGIMQPGEHPLSALAGGLAALSQEGGLTAEQVEGILHLGVDNFVYFLRSRPEPVLVLVVDQFEELFTLSSRQQRQQFLELVLGALQYARDRLKVVITLRADFLSHALELPGLSEAIQKSSIFVPPQLSAEAYREAIVNPAEQVGLEVEPELIDILLRELDNASGDLPLLEFVLEQLWEHRQNAQLTLNAYLNAIGGLQGALERKAQAVYDSLEPPAQRCAQWIFLSLVQFGEGTQETRRHILKSDLAVPRYPATLIEKTLSTLVAAKLIVIQGAKENQRAKGENFTPDFTIEQPTVEIAHEILIRHWSSLRWWLEENRTRLLKQRQLEQAAQLWLNGFQKPEYLLQGVRLGEAEEIYIEYADELPEEVQRFIEACLAERQRQQREATRRLRRNQLAVAVISVMAIASSTLAWFAQQQKLAAQLQEIDALNASAEALLASHQQLEALTTSLKAATLFQRLPQKPQFLHTQLKTASTLQQTLSLTQERNRLQIHSQKVNSVAFSPDGQRFASASDDNTVILWGSHGEKLATLTGNARFLSVAFSPDSQTLVTGDASGRVQLWHSDGTLRQTLNAHSDWVTCAIFHPNSQQLVSASRDGSLKFWSLEGDLLKTLPASSGWVNDVTVSPEGQVIASAGEDGKIQLWDNQGQLIKSWQADDDRVTSIRFSPDGEVLAAGGSHLKLWNRNGELVEAWETGSEPINSLSWDNTGEYLAVARGNRLQIWDREGSLKQILNGHGAEVLGVSWHPDAAVIVSGSTDKTVRLWTLNPLTTGEAVDKIAFSSDGQLFASAGWEGEIHIYTTKDQQLILQIPATELAPISSLAFSRDRQYIAASGENLIQIWQVSNGQPVFTLQGHQNRVTTIQFSPNGQQLASGSEDATVKLWSVAEGRLLNTLTGHTDGVTSLSWNATGDLLASGSYDQTVRIWRSEGSEVQTWEAHGLGVSAIAFSPHANLLATASWDNTIKLWTLNGELKHTLTGHSNGITSLDWHPTGKILASSSADGTVKLWNSGILLKTLIGDAASVHQVLFSPQGNVLLSASEGTGTKLQELNLVNLVLQSCSQLQGYLNANLSTLEENQSCGKVKFKHF
- a CDS encoding outer membrane beta-barrel protein — its product is MSAFFHSSPVLLFASLVGCSMVWLVGDRPMLAATCDSPVTIAWEVVPLLASSEDALLTKRDFVGISHSAIDLHPTFTLQAQQPSLDFPLDAPLQPIDPLDIEAELGDIEILPSPLDLVPPQVPTLELLLRSSTFNSSNVFAREDARSDLVFVNSLLLVATPQLGPQTRLVAGIEGGLVRFANEGEMNYNLVRFTAGIQQQLASRMYGQLSWVQDRVYQADDGDRFLLQDTARLLIGRQDPLSEQWRLDSFYELSASFASPSSRNQIMNALGVRFRREITSDLEGTLDYRLSLEDYTKTNRFDIKHQVGAALYYNISPRFLIGGSVSYLFGSSSRAAVDVNNFSIGVNLGVNLPLF